The Pontibacillus halophilus JSM 076056 = DSM 19796 sequence TTATCAATAGGGAGATGCTGGAAACACAAAAAAATGCCCGAGCTTTACGCTCGAGCACAATGACGTCTTATTTCTTTCTAAACTGCTTGGCGAACATCGCTTCAACCACACCAGGCATCAGCTGATACACTTTTGAACCTAGCTCCATCCAAGTCGGTAAATTGATTTCCCGTTTTCGTTTAAAGAGGTGTCGAACAACGGTACGAGCCACTCGGTCTGGGTCTAACATCCATCGTTCCACCGACTGTGTGTACGTCCCATCAGGATCTGCTGTATCGAAGAAGTTCGTGCGAACAGGACCTAGATTTACTGCCGTTACATATACGCCTTTATGCTGCACTTCTAAACGAAGCGAGTTCGTAAAGCCCAGTACAGCATGCTTCGTAGCGGCGTATCCGCTCGACTTGGGTGTTGAAATCTTCCCTGCTTGGCTTGCAATGTTCACAATGTGGCCCGTTCCTCGTGAGAGCATAGACGGAAGAACTTCTTTCACGCACTGAATAAGACCTAAGACGTTAACATCGAACATGGACTGAAACGAGGTCAAGTCCGTTTCCATCACATCTTCGAATACACCAAATCCAGCATTATTAATCAAAGCATCAATGCGAACTCCTTCTTCTTTCATCCTTTGAAAGACGTGATGGACGTCTTCTCGATTAGAGACGTCACACCGGTAGTAGGAAACGGCTATCCTCCACTCATCTTGGAGGTGATTAGTAAGCTCCTTAAGCTTCCCTTCATTCCTCGCAAGTAGGACGAGGTTGCCTCCTTCT is a genomic window containing:
- a CDS encoding SDR family NAD(P)-dependent oxidoreductase, producing MTQHLKNKTVLVTGASSGIGKSIAVEIAREGGNLVLLARNEGKLKELTNHLQDEWRIAVSYYRCDVSNREDVHHVFQRMKEEGVRIDALINNAGFGVFEDVMETDLTSFQSMFDVNVLGLIQCVKEVLPSMLSRGTGHIVNIASQAGKISTPKSSGYAATKHAVLGFTNSLRLEVQHKGVYVTAVNLGPVRTNFFDTADPDGTYTQSVERWMLDPDRVARTVVRHLFKRKREINLPTWMELGSKVYQLMPGVVEAMFAKQFRKK